In Sphingobacterium sp. lm-10, the DNA window GTATTTGAATTGAACACAGCACTGACCAAAAAAAATGTGTTTAAAGCATTCCAAATAGTGGATTATTTTGCGGCTAACCCCAAATCGAATCCCATTCCAGTCGTGATTGGTTCGCTGGGTAGTTATTTTACAAAAGTACTGAAGTACCACTACCTGCCAGATAAATCTTCGCAGGCAGCGGCAAAGGAACTGGGCGTTCATCCTTTTTTTACCAAAGACTACGAGCTTGCAGCACGCAATTATTCGAGACGAAAAACTTTTGACGTGATCAACTTGCTGAAAGAATACGACTTGAAGTCGAAAGGTCTGCACGTAGGGCCGAATACCACATCGGGCGAACTGCTGAAAGAATTAGTATATAAAATAATGCATTAAGGCAAGCATCTTCAATTTCTTATTCATGAAAATAAAGCTTTTATGGATCTCGATTTTCAGCCTTTTCACGCTGACCGGATTCGCACAAACTTACTACTACACCCAATTTCAGGTTGGCGGACAATTTGGTTTACGTAATCCGGGTTACGATGGTGTTTTCAATGGTTATGCTGCCCATTTTATTTTTGGATTGAATTTCAACGATCGTGCTTATGTAGGTCTGGGGGCAGGCAATGAGACATTTCGTGGATCTTATGTAAGCACCGACGCATCCGATAGGAATGCGATACGCCGTCAATACGACACCTATTTAATGCCTCTGTTTATCGATGCGCGCGCACCACTTTACTACCTCAATGATTACTCTTGGATCGGTATCTTGGGGAATACTGGTTACGCGCCACGCATAGGCCCGGTCTATGATCGGGGTTTTTTATTTCGCGGTGGCCTGCTGTATGTATACGAGACAATGAGGCGCAACAATTACACGGTTTCCGTTTCGTACGGATACCAGGAACTAAACCGTAATGCGCACGATTTCGGACGACGTTTTCAACACCAGCACCTTAGTCTCTCCCTGGGTTTGATGTTGAAGTAACTGTTTAGGGTGGCTTTTTGGCCTCGTGCTGAGGCTGGCCTGACTATTCGACTCTGGCTTTGGCCAGCCGCTCGAAAGCTTCTGTACGGTGTTCAACGATGATTTCGTGGACGAATGCAATCTTTTTGTATACGTTATGATTGATTTCAAAAGGATAGAGTTCTCGCAGTCCCATGCTTCTGTTCATGCAGTTCATCAGTGTGGTTACTGGGATCCACCTGTCAAATATCCATTCGAAATCCTTGGTTTTGTAAGGGTTTAGGCTTACCTCAGCGTTCATCGTATCGTCGTCTATGGATTTTGGCTTTATCGATATACCAAATGAGTAAGCAGTCTCTAAGGTATCTACCATATGCAGGTAATGTGCCCAAGATTCTGCCCAATCTTCCCAAGGATGCGACGCTGCGTACCGGCTAATATGCTGGGCGCGCCATTGGTCGTCGTTCGGTTTCTGATAGTGCTGTTCCAGGGCTTTGCCGTAATCGGTACGTTCATCGCCGAAAACATCTCGGCAGCGAGATAGCCTATCCGGATTGGGTGCAATCAGTATTTCCCAGTAATAATGTGCAATCTCGTGGCGAAAATGACCTAATAGGGTTCGGTAGACCTCATCCATCTGCATGCGCATGATTTCGCGCTGCACGTCATTGGCTTCAGCGATATTGAGCGTGATCACGCCGGAATCGTGCCCTGTCAATACCCTTTGTCCTTCTGGTTCGGAAAGGTCGGACTTAAATTCGAAGGAAAGTCCTCGCTCGAAATCCTGCGCTTTGGTAATTAGGGGCAATTCCAGCTTGATCATGGCATATACAAGTCTTCGTTTGGCATCTTCCAGCCGTGCCCATTTGGCTCTGAACTCCGCTTTTTCCAGATCGGGAATAATATGGTTGAATTGGCAAGCAGTACAGTACTCCGTATCATGCTCCTCGGGAATCAGCCAATTGCAAACACCTTCGTCGCGATTACGGCAAAAACGGTAGCCCTGGCCTGATTTTTCCAACATTTTGGATTTGCCCCGCTCATCTAAAGCGATCATTTTCATGGTCCCAGGCTCAAATCCTAATTTTGAACCGCAAGCCACGCAAGCTATATTCGCAAAATAAACAGGCTGTTCGCAATGGCTGCATGTGAAAATTTGCATGATGTTATCGAGGTTTTGTTTTTTAAGTAAATGCCTGATATGGGCAAAAAGTTTTTGAATCCAGAGGCTTTTTATTTTTCTTTTGGATGAAATTCCAATTCTGTTGCGTTCACACTATACCGATTAAGAAAAGCTTAGAGGCGTCTTTAAAAATACGCAGATCAGTGTTGTTCCCTTATTTATGTATTCAAATAATTGATTATTAATGAAATAAAGGAAAAAAAATAGACGAAATAACTTTTTCCTGATCTATTTTATTGCATGCTCTTTTAATAACTCGTTAAAGTATTTTACATTATTTTTAAAACATTATTGGATTCAGGAAGGTATTAATAGGTGTTGAGGTTCTTTATGACTGTTTAGAAGATAATAATGAAAGGTGTAGGCAATAAATTTAATATAATATTGTCAGCATTTTCTATAAATTTTATACTTTGATATAAATATCGGTTGTAATTTTAATGAAATAAGGCAAGCTATTCTTTGTGTAATCGATTTTGTGTGGGTTCGAAGCCTTTATTTCCGAATGTCACTTGAAATATATTGCTAAAAATTTAACCAAATCGAACTAATTAAAGCGTAGGTGTAGAAAAATGAAGAGAAATAGTCATGAATGTTGAAATAATCCGTGTTAAATCCAGTATAATTAAATTCAGCGAGTGGATCGTGAAAGAGACCTCCCCATCTTCATTACATAAATCACCCCTATGGAAAATACCTTGTTAACAAATTATATGTCTACGGATTCCGTCTATGACGAAATGCTGGGCACTGAAGTCCGCAAACACTACCAGACTTTTGTGCAGTCTTTCCTTAAGCTCCATGATAATGATGTGAAGAAACGGGAAGATATGGCCAAAAGCCTGTTCATGAAACAAGGCATTACCTTTACGGTGTACAGTGAAGGTGAGGGCGTGGAGAAAATATTCCCATTCGATATGATCCCCCGTATTATCCCTTCGGATGAATGGAGTCACATTGAAAAAGGGGTGAAGCAACGCCTTACTGCCCTCAACGTATTTCTTAAAGACATCTATTCCCAGCAATTCATCATTAAAGATGGCATTATGCCAGCCTCATTGATCTATTCCTGTACGAATTTCCTGCGGGAGATGGTCAATGTAGAAGTGCCGTTTGACATTTATTCGCACATCAGTGGTATAGACCTCATCCGTGACCACGACGGGTCTTACTACGTGTTGGAAGACAACTTACGCACGCCATCGGGAGTCAGCTACATGCTCGAAAACAGGAGTATGAGCTCGCGGATTTTTCCCAAGATACTGCCAGAAAACAAGGTGCGTCAAGTAAATAACTACCCCAACATTTTGATGAACAACCTATTAGCGATCGGTAGCAAACTGAGTTCAAAACCTAAGGTTGTCTTGCTGACACCGGGGATGTACAACTCTGCGTATTTTGAGCACGTTACGCTGGCCAACCTCATGGGAATCGAACTGGTTGAGGGGAGAGATCTCCTGGTGCAAAATCATTCTGTGTTTATGAAGACCACCAAAGGGCTCAAACGAATCGATGTAATCTACCGTCGTATCGATGATGAATTTATTGATCCGCTTGTGTTCCGACAAGAAAGCATACTTGGTGTCCCGGGGCTTTACCATGCCTACCGCAAAGGAAATGTGGCCATTGTCAATGCTATGGGCAACGGTGTCGGCGATGACAAGGCAGTCTATGCGTACGTGCCGGATATGATCCGCTATTACATGAATGAAGAACCCATACTCAAAAACGTTCCTACCTATCGCATGGAAAACGACGACGAACGCAAGTACACCATCGAAAACATGCATAACATGGTCGTCAAGAAAACCAACGAAAGTGGCGGCTATGGTATGATTATTGGGAACGCGGCCACCGACAGGGAAATTGCGGAGTATGTCGTGCAGATTGAAAAAAATCCGCGGCAATTCATTTCTCAACCGATCATCAGTTTGTCGTCCACCCCATGTTATATAGATGGCAAGCTGCAGCCAAGACGCGTGGACCTTCGCCCCTTTGCCTTGTACGGACCGGAGGGTATAGAGATTGTGCCTGGTGGCCTGACCAGAGTAGCGCTGAAAGAAGGGTCTCTCATCGTTAACTCTTCGCAAGGCGGAGGTAGCAAAGACACCTGGATCGTTGAAGTCTAATCATAACACTCAAACCACAACAACATGCTAAGTAGAGTAGCTGAAAACATATTTTGGATGAGTCGGTATATGGAGCGAACGAACATTATGTTACGTTATCTTAAGTACCGGTACATGGCATTTCAAGACGGTTTGTCCAATATACAAAGTGAAGAAATCGTTCAAAAATACAATATTAAGATCTCGAAAGACTACACGATAGATGAGGTACTCTCCAAATTATTGTTAGACATAGAGCTGCCGAGTTCAGTCTTTAACAATATATTTAAGGCACGCGAAAATGCCAGAAGTGCCCAGGACAATATCAATAGGGAGCTTTGGCAGAGCCTTAACGACTTGTATCATCAAATCCGCAATCCACAGCTACTGCAAGAAATATCCTACGATCCCTATTCTGTGATCGATGAACTCATTAAGAGGTGCATGCATTATTACGGCATCATCAACAATTCGGTAAGCCGATCGGAGGGTTTTTATTTCCTAAATCTAGGCAAATTTGTCGAACGCGGTTTGCAATGCATTCAGCTGATGAAAGAAGAGCTGATTTTACTCGACAATGGAGAACAAGAAAATCTACGTTGGCGTTATTTTTTGATGTCGTTCAATGGGTATGAGTTGTATTTGAGCAAGCATTTCGGTCGCTTAGACACCGAAAAGATTCTGGAACAAATGCTGTACGCTGACAACTACCCCAACTCCCTGATATACTGTTGGCATGAAATTGCTCATCATGCGGAGCACTTGTATGGAGAAGGTTCCAATGAGACGGCCGTCAACTTGTCTTTTGTGATCGGAAAGTCCTATTCGAATATCAAATATTCGAAATTGAATGGTAGTACAGACGGCAAATGTGCTTTTTTAAATGCCATAGAACAAAATTTTTATTCCTTAGTTGAAGTTTTAAATAAATACTGTTTTGGGCTCAATGCCGAATCCCATTCTTAATCTTAATAACACCACATTTTATGTTTAAGTATAGCATATCTCATACCACCAAATACCAGTACGACAGCAATGTCGGGAATAGTGCCAACCAGATCATTCTATTTCCCATATCTGGAGAAAACCAAACCATACTGGAACAAAATTTAATCATTTCGCCATTAGTCAATGTCGACTACTTCAACGATTATTTCCAAAATAGGATCGGCGTATTTACCGTGGTGGAGCCCCACAGAGAATTGGTGATCCTCTCCGAGTTGAAAGTAGAAACCAAAAACACACCTTTCCCGAATGTACAGATTTCCGTGGCGGAGCAATGGGAAGACCTGCACAAAAAAATCGGACAGTTTCCGTATATGGACTTCAACCAAACGGAAAAATTTGAGCACCGGGCGGACGTCGAGGAAGTATTGAAAACAATACTATCATCCGATACACCGATTATCGATGCAGTAAGCGCTATTTCCACCTATATCAATCAGAATTTTCGTTATGAGAGAGGTGTTACCACCGTCGAGACCGGTGTAGACGAGCTATGGGAAAATAAGGCGGGTGTCTGTCAGGATTTTGCGCACATGATGATCACGATGCTTCGTCTGTCTCGCATTCCGGCGCGCTATGTATCCGGCTATATCTGCCCAAGCCTGGACCACCAGATGCGCGGCGAGGGTGCTACGCATGCTTGGGTGGAGGTTTACATTCCGACATACGGTTGGTTTGGCAATGATCCGACCAACGACTGCTGGGTAGATAATAGGCATGTACAAATTGCCGTAGGAAGGGATTTTAGGGATTGTACGCCGGTAAAAGGCACTTATGAAGGTACGTCGCATCACAACTTGTTTGTGTCAGTTCTGATAACGGGCGGCGACGGATCGCAATCCGGCTTGGAGTCGGCCAATGTCCATGAGATAGCCAGTATAGACAAAAATACGGCAAACAAAGTGAAAGTCGTGGAAGACAAGCGAGCAGGCAACGCTCAATCGGTCAATTCCTATCAGCAATACATCATGCAACAACAACAGCAGCAACAGCAATAATTACATAAAATAGCAAGTCTTTAGTCTTTTTTTTTGGCCTCACGCTGAATTTACGAGTTCTGGGTTTTATGTTGAAACAATACAGTATCCCTCACCGGTTTTAACTATCTTTCTGTTTGTCTTTTTTCTTCTTTCCCTTTTCTTCGAGTTCGTCTAATTTTTCTTTTCCATACGCCAGTCTGGTAATACTAACAAATAGTACGGGCACGATGAAAATCGGAAGGAAAGTGGCAGCAGTCATCCCCCCGAATACCGTCCAGCCAATAGTTTGAGTCGAAACGGCTACCGGGCCAGAGGAAAACAGCAACGGTAGAATACCTAGTATGAAAGATATCGAAGTCATAATTATTGGGCGCAGACGTAACTTGACCGCTTCGAGTGTCGCATCGGTAAGTTCCATGCCACCATGTACACGTTCTAATGCAAACTCTACAATCAATATGGCATTTTTAGCAGATAAACCGATGATAACGAGAAGCCCCACCTGCGCAAAAATATTATTGTCCACGTTCGGAATGAGAAACAGCGCTAATATAGATCCGAAAGCACCCAGAGGCACTGCTAGCATAACAGAGAATGGTACCGACCAGCTTTCGTACAATGCGGCAAGTAAAAAGAATACCAATACAATACACAAGGCAAAGATTAACGCTGTTTGATTTCCTGCTTCTTCCTCTTGTAGCGATGATCCCGAAAATTCATAAGCTAGATCACTACTTAATTCTCCATTTGCCACATCTTTCAGAGCATTGATCGCATCGCCCGAGCTGTAATTGCTTGCCGCATCACCCATGACTTCAATAGACTGATAGATGTTGAAATGGTTGATGATAGCGGGAGATTCGGCCAGCTCATACGATATCAATTCCGATAGCGGTACTGGATTTCCGTAAGCATTATCAATATATAGGCCTTTGATATGTTCGATATCCATGCGGTACATAGAATCTGCTTGCGTCACTACTCTGAAATTTCGTCCAAATAAGGTAAAGTCGTTTACATAGGTGCTACCAAAAAAACTGGATAGATTGTTATAAATACTATTGATGGGTACGCGCATCGCCGCGGCTTGATCTCGGTCGACCTTGATTCTATAATTCGGCATGTCTGTGGTGAATAGGGTGTAGGCGGCTCCTATTTCGTCACGTTCATTGACATGGGCAATGTATTCTTCTCCTTGTTCCTCAAAGTCCTTGATGTCAATATTTCGACGGTTCTGCAGATGCACGCTGAAACCACCGGTAGATCCCATCCCGGGGATTGGGGGAGGAGTTGCCACCATTACCTCGGCTTTCTTGTAATCGCTGAATAGGGCATTAATTTGATCTATTATTTCGGCGCTGCTTCGTGAACGATCTTCCCACTCCTTTAATGCAACAAAAACAGAACCTACGTTAGGTTGTATTGATTGGTTGAGGTTGTTTCTCCCCGATATGGTTGTAAAGTATTTGAGTTCTGGAACTTCATCCTTGATACGGTCATACATATCGCTAAGCACCTCATCGGTGCGGGCACTGGAAGCACCATGAGGAAGCGTAATACCGATCATAAATAATCCGATATCCTCCTCTGGAATGAAACCAGTGGGTGTCCTAAAAAACAAGAAGGCTGTACCACCTAAGATGATAACTAGACTGATGATCACGAGAACTTTCTTCTTTATGGCGGTTTGTACGCCGTTGGCGTATTTTTCGGTGACCTTATCCAGCCGTTTGTTGAATCGATAGAAGAATTTATTTAGGCCTTTAGCATCTTTGGTAATCTTTGTGGGTTTGAGCAGGATGGAGCATAATGCCGGCGTGAGCGTGAGGGCAATGACGGTGGAAAGTACTACTGCTACGGCTATGGTGGTTGAAAATTGTACATAAAGTTGACCGACCATACCGGGAATAAAACCAACTGGTACAAACACTGCGGTTAGTACCAGGCATATCGCTATGAGGGGCGCTGTAATGTCTTTCATGCCCTTTTTTGTCGCCTTTTTAGCACTAATGTCCTCGTCGTCAATATATTTTTGTACTGCCTCCACCACAACGATCGCATCGTCTACCACAATTCCGATAGCTAAAATTAACGCGAGCATCGTTAAATTATTAATGGATAAGTCAAACATGGTGAAAGCTGTGAAAGAAGCTACAATAGATACAGGAATGGTCAATACAGGAATTAAGGTAGACCTCCAGTTTTGAAGAAAAAAGAAGACAACCGCCGATACCAATAATAAGGCAAGGATCATAGTTCGGAAAACCGATTCTACCGATTCATGTACCGCAGATACTGTCTCGTAGTTGATGACATAATCGACTCCTGGGGGAAAGTTTCTTTTTAAATCCGTCAATGCTTTATGGATACCCTCTTCCGTTTCTACGGCATTGCCGCCCGGCAATTGGTTGACCGCCATACCGGAGGACACCTCGCCATTTAGCCTAGCAAAGGTGTCGTAGGTAAACTGCCCGAGCTCTACCCTGGCTACATCTTTCAGGTATACAATAGACCCGTCTTCGTTCGTCTTGACCACGACCTGTTCAAAATCTTCTACTTCGCTCAGATTGCTGTCGGTGATCACTGGATATTCCAGCACCTGCGATTCCGGTTGCGGTCGTGCACCCACGCGCCCACCGAACTCGTAAATTCTGATCCCTGATGGCATTTTCTACATCCTGTGGCGTGAGTGAGAGGCTGGAGAGTTTGCTAGCATCCAGCCAAATTCGCATGGAGAATTCCTGGCCGAATATCAATACATCACCCACACCCTCCACGCGTTGAATAGCATCACGCAAGTAGATGTTAGCATAGTTAGATAGAAAATTGACATCTCGTGTATCGTTGGGAGAAATCAGCGAGATCATCATAAGAATGTCTTGGCTAGCCGTTCGTGTAGTGATGCCCAGCTGTCGGACAGCTTCTGGAAGAATGGGTTCGGCGATGCTTACCCGGTTTTGCACTTCAACGGTGGCAATATCCACATCAGTCCCTACCTCGAAGGTGACGGTGATTAAGCAATTGCCATCGGCCGTACTGTTGGACTGCATGTAGATCATGCCGGGTACACCATTGATTTCCGCTTCCAGCGGTGTGGTCACCGTTTCCTCCACTGTCTTCGCATCGGCCCCAGTAAAGGAAGCCTGTACCGTCACCGTGGGTGGTGCTACATCTGGATACTGGCTAATAGGAAGACTCACCAGTGCTATGACGCCGACGATGCACAGGAGAATAGATATAACCATTGCCGTAACCGGCCTGCGGATAAAAACTTTGGAAACTATCATAAACTAAAGCGATTATTTTTCCTCGACACGGAGCTTAGCACCATCAGATAGATTACGAACGCCCTCTGTCACCACCTTCTGGTCTCGCTCGAGTCCGGATTTGATTACTACTTTACCATCAAAGCGGGTACCTGCTTCCACTTCTTTGAATGCTGCAGTATCACTATCGGTTGCTACGAAAACATGGTATTTTCCCAACTCGCTAACCAATGCTTTTTGAGGAATCACAAGTTTTTTTTCTTCACTTTCTACTAAAGTAAGTTTGAGATTCATCCCCGCGCGCAGTCGATGTTCCGGGTTTTTAAATAGTGCTCGTACCCGGATAGTTCCAGTCGAGCGATCTACTTCCCGATCTATCAGGTATATTTTGCCGCCGTGTTCGTATGTGCCAGATTTTGGTAACTCAATCTGGATGTTGTCTGATGACTCCTTTTTCTTCAGATCCAAGAGTAAGTCTATATAGCGTTCATTTGCCTGGAACTCTACTGTTATTGGATCAACCGTAGATAGTATATTTAGCGTGGTGGTTCCAGCAGTAACATGGCTTCCCTGTCGGACTCTAGATACGCCAACAATGCCTGAATAAGGGGCATATATGATTGATCTATTGAAATCCGTTTTGGCCGTCTTTAACGAGGCTCTTGAATTTTTAATAGCCGCAGACCGGTTTTCGAGGTCGGTGCGTGTATAATCAAGTGTTTGAAGTGCAATTGCATTATCTTTTGCCAATTCTTCATACCGATCTAGGTCCTTGCGGGTACGGGCATATTCTGCTTCTGCGTTCTGCAAGTTGGCCTCTGCTTGCTCTACTGCAGCCGAATATCTGATATCATCAATTTCGTAAAGTTTTTGCCCTTTGCGGACATAGTCTCCATCGGCCACAAAGATTTTTCTGACAAAACCGGAAACTTCTGCATAAAGTTCCGTTTCCTCGAGCGGTACTACATAGGCCGGATATTGCTGGCGATCAGTAATCATTTCCTCCTCTACCGTATACACTGTGACCGGTTTCCCGGAGTCTTCTTCCGATTTGCTATCAGCGTCATTGCTACAGGCATATTGACTCAAAGACAGCGAGAGCCCAAATAAGATATAGATCCATTTTATTTTATTCATAGTTCCTCTTTTATTAATTGACCCGAATAGTCCCTTTTGCTTTTTGTATATCCACTTTGCTTGCCAAAACAGCGTAAAGCGCATGAAGATAATTGATCTGGCTAGTGCGAAGATCTGTTTCTGCGACCATGAGGTCTAGATAGGTTTTTAATCCTTGATGGTACTGCAATCGGATAGTTTTATATACTCTCTCGGATAAAGTGACATTTTCTCGGTGGCTTTTCCAGTCAGCCATGTTCGCGATATAACTCGCCATTGCTGCGGAGTACTCTACGGTAATTCGGTTTTTCAGGTCAACCAAATGCCAATCTATTTGTTGCTCAATCATCTCCGATCTTCGGATCTCGGCCTTGCGTCTAAATCCCGTAAATACGGGTATGCCGAGCGTTATTCCGATGCTGGAATTGGGTATGCCCTCATTAAACAAGTTTTGGAATCGTTCGCTGAAAAACATCAATTGATAGTTGGCGTGCGCACCGATTTCCGGTAGGAATTGCCATTTCTTAAACTGTGTGTTTATGGTTTGCAACTCCTTTTGATTTTTCAACTGTCGGTATTCAATACGTTCCGCCTCAGCCCATCCATCTGTGGTGTCTAAGAGGATGGATGCGTCTAAATTAACCTCATGACTGGAAAAGTCCAGCGGTTGTGAGGATGGTAGATCCAATAGTTGTTTCAGATAATCATATTTATACCGCTTTATTTCTTCTGAACGCTTCAACTCGGCTTTTACGTTGTTCAAAGCAATCTGTGCCCGATCGTGATCAGTATGATCGACTATGCCCACTTTGTACCGTGCGTAGGTTTCATCAAATTGGCGTTGAATGCGCTGGAGATTTTCTTGAATAATTTTAATTTCTTCTTCCGTGGTAAGAATGTCGAAGTAGGCTTTGCTTACATCAACAACTGCCTCTATCTTTTCGTACTCTACTTGCTGTTTATACCCTTCTCGCACATGTTTTGATGCTCTCGAGGCGCGCATCAGATCAGGAGTCAGTATAGCTTGCTTTGCTTGTACCCCTATGTTACTGGTATTTCGTTGTCCCATCTGGATCAGTTCGTCATTAATGACGGTAGCGGGTATGTTTAGAAAGTGATCCAAATCACCAAAAGCATGAATCTGAGGATAGTATCCTGAAAGGCTGGCTGTGATCTCCTCTTCTCCGATATCTTCTCCAATAAGAGCTGAGCGAACAGTTAAGCGATGTTTCAATGCGTAGTCTATGAGTTCATCCAGCGAAGGAGTGGTTGAAAGCTTGTCTTGGGCCCAAGATTGGGTATGAAACAAGCCGCAAAATACCAGCATTCCGATAAATCGGATGTTTGTCTTTTTTAAACTCATTTATTTTATAGGTTAATCCCTTAAGTTGATTTTCTCTTTATTTAAAAAATAAACTTGTAAATTACAGTTCTTGTCCTGTGTTTTTTTGGTTGAAAGGTGTGTGCAGGTAATTAATATAAACGAAATGACTTCTGTGCTCATGTTGGCCTGTTGATCCATCAAATATTGTAGTTGCTATTATTTCTATGCGTAAATTATATTTTTGCTTAAAAATAGACATCACCTGTTAAAATAATTTTTATGGAAAATTGTTTTACTTATTGTGTCATGTAGTGTGTAAATATTTTACGGATTATTGTAAATCCGATATTATTAACAATAGATGCCGCTATATAGAATATAAAATTTCGGAAAACCTTACCGTGGAGATAAGATTATGGATTGGATTAAGCCCACATAAAAAAGCTAGGTATGGATTCTTACTGAAAGTAGTGAACCTATACCTAGCCTAACTTTTACGTTTGGAGTAAAATTTAATGCGCGCTGAGCTTATTTTTCTTTTCTTCATCAAAACCGGCTTCTAGTTCTGCCAGTTTCTTTTTGCCATACGCTAAACGTGTGATAGCAACAAATAATACCGGAACGATAAATATGGCCAGGAAAGTCGCTGCAGCCATACCACCAAACACGGTCCAGCCAATTGTTTGACGTGATACCGCACCTGCACCGGTAGAGATCATTAAAGGGATAATGCCTAGAATAAAGGCAAACGAGGTCATGATGATTGGTCGGAGGCGTAATTTCACTGCATCTAGAGTAGCCTCAATTAAATTCATACCAATATCTACCCGTTCTTTTGCAAACTCAACAATTAAGATCGCATTCTTGGCGGCCAAACCGATGATGGTAATCAACCCAATTTGTGCGAATATATTATTGTCGATCTTCGGTAATAAGGTAAGTGCCAGGATGGAACCAAAAATACCTAGCGGCACGGATAATAAGATAGAAAATGGTACGGACCAGCTCTCATACAAGGAGGCAAGTAAAAGAAACACAAACACGATACACAAGGCA includes these proteins:
- a CDS encoding efflux RND transporter periplasmic adaptor subunit, whose product is MNKIKWIYILFGLSLSLSQYACSNDADSKSEEDSGKPVTVYTVEEEMITDRQQYPAYVVPLEETELYAEVSGFVRKIFVADGDYVRKGQKLYEIDDIRYSAAVEQAEANLQNAEAEYARTRKDLDRYEELAKDNAIALQTLDYTRTDLENRSAAIKNSRASLKTAKTDFNRSIIYAPYSGIVGVSRVRQGSHVTAGTTTLNILSTVDPITVEFQANERYIDLLLDLKKKESSDNIQIELPKSGTYEHGGKIYLIDREVDRSTGTIRVRALFKNPEHRLRAGMNLKLTLVESEEKKLVIPQKALVSELGKYHVFVATDSDTAAFKEVEAGTRFDGKVVIKSGLERDQKVVTEGVRNLSDGAKLRVEEK
- a CDS encoding TolC family protein, with translation MSLKKTNIRFIGMLVFCGLFHTQSWAQDKLSTTPSLDELIDYALKHRLTVRSALIGEDIGEEEITASLSGYYPQIHAFGDLDHFLNIPATVINDELIQMGQRNTSNIGVQAKQAILTPDLMRASRASKHVREGYKQQVEYEKIEAVVDVSKAYFDILTTEEEIKIIQENLQRIQRQFDETYARYKVGIVDHTDHDRAQIALNNVKAELKRSEEIKRYKYDYLKQLLDLPSSQPLDFSSHEVNLDASILLDTTDGWAEAERIEYRQLKNQKELQTINTQFKKWQFLPEIGAHANYQLMFFSERFQNLFNEGIPNSSIGITLGIPVFTGFRRKAEIRRSEMIEQQIDWHLVDLKNRITVEYSAAMASYIANMADWKSHRENVTLSERVYKTIRLQYHQGLKTYLDLMVAETDLRTSQINYLHALYAVLASKVDIQKAKGTIRVN